A single genomic interval of uncultured Cohaesibacter sp. harbors:
- the prfB gene encoding peptide chain release factor 2 (programmed frameshift) codes for MRAEIQNVVDEIKQGLALLRRHLDWDVAQKRLLELNNLAEDPNLWNDPQNAQKLMQERQKLESAINGYLKAKQDLEDSIELIELGEMEDDADVIKDAEDTLHALLKSISRQQIETMLSGEADGMDCYIEVHSGAGGTESQDWASMMLRMYTRWAEKAGFKVDVLEVTAGEEAGIKAATIMVKGENAYGWAKTESGVHRLVRISPFDSQARRHTSFSSVWVYPVIDDTIEIEINESDCRIDTYRASGAGGQHVNTTDSAVRITHHPTGIVVQCQNERSQHKNRAQAWDMLRARLYERELQIREDKASAEAASKTDIGWGHQIRSYVLQPYQLVKDLRTGVESTSPQDVLDGALTPYMEAALAQRAYGTEGEDQVEDLV; via the exons ATGCGCGCAGAAATCCAGAATGTAGTCGACGAAATCAAGCAGGGTCTTGCTCTGCTGAGGAGGCATCTT GACTGGGATGTTGCCCAGAAACGCCTGCTCGAACTGAATAATCTCGCCGAAGATCCCAACCTTTGGAACGATCCGCAGAATGCCCAGAAGCTGATGCAGGAACGCCAGAAGCTGGAATCGGCGATCAACGGCTATCTTAAGGCCAAGCAAGATCTTGAAGATTCCATCGAGCTCATAGAATTGGGCGAGATGGAAGATGATGCCGATGTGATCAAGGATGCGGAAGACACGCTTCATGCGCTCTTGAAAAGCATTTCTCGCCAGCAGATCGAGACCATGCTCTCGGGTGAAGCGGACGGGATGGATTGCTATATCGAAGTGCATTCCGGCGCTGGCGGAACCGAAAGCCAGGACTGGGCATCCATGATGCTCAGGATGTATACGCGCTGGGCCGAAAAGGCCGGTTTCAAGGTTGACGTTCTTGAGGTGACCGCAGGGGAAGAAGCCGGTATCAAGGCTGCGACCATCATGGTCAAAGGTGAAAATGCCTATGGTTGGGCAAAGACTGAATCAGGCGTGCATCGCTTGGTGCGCATTTCGCCGTTTGACAGTCAGGCACGCCGTCATACGTCCTTCTCATCTGTCTGGGTCTATCCGGTGATTGACGATACGATCGAAATCGAGATCAACGAGAGTGATTGCCGCATCGATACCTACCGCGCTTCGGGGGCTGGTGGTCAGCACGTCAATACGACCGACTCAGCTGTTCGTATCACGCACCATCCGACAGGGATCGTTGTGCAGTGTCAGAATGAACGCTCACAGCACAAGAACCGCGCTCAGGCATGGGATATGTTGCGCGCGCGCCTGTATGAGCGCGAACTGCAAATTCGTGAAGACAAGGCCAGTGCCGAAGCTGCTTCCAAGACCGATATTGGCTGGGGCCATCAGATCCGCTCTTATGTTCTGCAGCCCTACCAGCTGGTCAAGGATTTGCGCACCGGGGTTGAAAGCACCAGCCCGCAAGATGTGCTTGATGGTGCTTTGACACCTTATATGGAAGCTGCTCTCGCCCAACGTGCTTATGGCACGGAAGGGGAGGATCAGGTCGAGGATCTGGTTTAA
- a CDS encoding penicillin-binding protein 1A: protein MWRFFGFLFAAGSVLFIVIATAVYIFLNSMMAGLPDFTALRNYEPPVTTRIHAADGQLMAEYARERRLFLPIQAIPDRVKEAFISAEDKNFYTHAGLDFTGIARAVVTNVKNMGQNRRLVGASTITQQVAKNFLLTSEQSYERKIKEALLSMRIEQTFTKPEILELYLNEMYFGIGVYGIGSASLNYFDKSVHELTLSEAAYLAALMKAPNNYHPIRHKEKAIERRDWVIDQMVSNGYVTVEEANKAKATDLQVTFRPRGAHIFAADYFAEEVRRWIDKTFGEEKLYNGGLSVRTSLDVKLQEEARVALNHGLVKFDKGKGWRGPITNIDIAGDWGKALLDQKPLSDVPEWKLAVVLSTEGKEATIGLRPDEEGENASANERQIATLPFDGLKWAKWSKGDRKGKAVRNASDVLAPGDVVYVSTNDDGSFELEQVPEVSGALIAMDPMTGRILAIAGGFSFDQSQFDRATQAYRQPGSSFKPFVYATALDNGYTPSSVVMDAPIEIDQGGGQGIWRPQNYGGKFYGPSTLRLGIELSRNVMTVRLAKDMGMPLVAEYAKRFGIYDNLMPVLSMALGAGETTVLRMVTAYSMLANGGRRITPTFVDRVQDRYGKTIYKHDQRICENCNVQRWEHQGEPTVIDNREQVLDPMTAYQITSMMEGVVQRGTGTIVRKVVGKPIAGKTGTTNDERDAWFVGFSPDLVVGVYVGYDRPRPMGRGATGGHLAAPIFAEFMKVALKDKPKKPFKVPEGIELIPIDRRTGLRASAQSDGVILEAFKPGTLPPDSYSVIGFTDDMGRPVTAEEAEQALTQGTGGLY, encoded by the coding sequence ATTTGGCGCTTCTTCGGCTTTCTCTTTGCCGCAGGTTCGGTTCTGTTCATTGTGATCGCCACCGCTGTATATATCTTCCTGAATTCCATGATGGCCGGTTTGCCGGACTTCACAGCCTTACGGAATTATGAGCCTCCTGTGACCACGCGCATTCATGCCGCCGATGGGCAGTTGATGGCTGAATATGCGCGTGAACGGCGCCTGTTCCTGCCAATCCAGGCTATTCCGGATCGCGTGAAAGAGGCTTTCATTTCAGCTGAGGACAAGAACTTCTACACCCATGCGGGGCTGGACTTTACCGGCATCGCACGCGCTGTGGTCACCAACGTCAAGAATATGGGGCAGAATCGCCGTCTCGTTGGCGCGTCGACCATCACGCAGCAGGTGGCCAAGAACTTCCTTTTGACGTCTGAGCAATCCTACGAGCGCAAGATCAAGGAAGCCCTGCTTTCCATGCGTATCGAGCAGACCTTCACCAAGCCCGAGATTCTGGAGCTTTATCTCAACGAGATGTATTTCGGTATCGGGGTCTATGGTATCGGCTCTGCCTCGCTTAACTATTTCGACAAGTCCGTGCATGAGCTGACCCTTTCGGAGGCAGCCTATCTGGCAGCCTTGATGAAGGCACCAAACAACTATCATCCGATCCGGCACAAGGAAAAGGCCATTGAGCGCCGCGACTGGGTTATCGATCAGATGGTCAGCAATGGCTATGTAACGGTCGAGGAAGCCAATAAGGCCAAGGCAACGGACTTGCAGGTGACCTTCCGCCCAAGAGGCGCGCATATCTTCGCCGCGGACTATTTTGCCGAGGAAGTGCGGCGTTGGATCGACAAGACATTTGGCGAAGAAAAGCTCTATAATGGTGGCCTTTCTGTTCGCACCTCGCTTGATGTGAAGCTTCAGGAAGAAGCGCGCGTTGCGCTGAACCATGGTCTTGTCAAGTTCGACAAGGGCAAGGGCTGGCGCGGGCCGATCACCAATATCGATATTGCCGGAGACTGGGGCAAGGCCTTGCTGGACCAGAAGCCGCTGTCGGATGTTCCTGAATGGAAACTGGCTGTTGTGCTTTCTACAGAAGGCAAGGAAGCAACCATTGGCTTGCGGCCTGATGAGGAAGGCGAGAACGCATCTGCCAACGAACGCCAGATCGCGACCCTTCCGTTTGATGGCCTTAAATGGGCCAAGTGGTCTAAGGGTGACCGAAAGGGCAAGGCGGTTCGCAACGCGTCTGATGTATTGGCGCCGGGAGATGTTGTTTATGTCTCTACCAATGACGATGGCAGCTTCGAACTTGAGCAGGTGCCAGAGGTTTCCGGTGCGCTGATTGCCATGGACCCAATGACGGGCCGTATTCTGGCAATCGCGGGTGGCTTCTCCTTCGATCAGAGCCAGTTTGACCGCGCCACGCAGGCCTATCGTCAGCCGGGCTCTTCTTTCAAGCCTTTTGTTTATGCGACAGCCCTTGATAATGGCTATACGCCTTCCAGCGTTGTCATGGATGCACCAATCGAGATTGATCAGGGTGGCGGACAGGGCATCTGGCGTCCGCAGAACTATGGCGGCAAATTCTATGGTCCATCGACCTTGCGTCTGGGTATTGAGCTTTCGCGTAACGTTATGACTGTGCGTCTTGCCAAGGATATGGGTATGCCGCTGGTTGCCGAATATGCCAAACGCTTCGGTATCTACGACAATCTCATGCCTGTGCTGTCTATGGCGCTGGGGGCCGGGGAAACCACCGTTCTGCGCATGGTGACGGCTTATTCTATGCTGGCCAATGGCGGGCGACGGATTACGCCGACCTTTGTTGACCGGGTGCAGGATCGCTATGGCAAGACCATCTACAAGCATGATCAGCGCATTTGCGAAAATTGCAATGTCCAGCGCTGGGAGCATCAGGGCGAGCCGACTGTGATCGATAACCGTGAACAGGTGCTCGATCCGATGACTGCCTATCAGATCACTTCCATGATGGAAGGGGTTGTTCAACGCGGCACCGGTACGATTGTTCGCAAGGTGGTTGGCAAGCCGATCGCGGGTAAAACCGGCACGACCAACGACGAGCGCGACGCTTGGTTTGTGGGCTTTTCGCCGGATCTGGTGGTTGGGGTCTATGTGGGCTATGACCGGCCGCGTCCTATGGGGCGTGGCGCAACGGGTGGCCATCTGGCAGCTCCGATCTTTGCCGAGTTCATGAAGGTGGCGTTGAAAGACAAGCCAAAGAAACCATTCAAGGTGCCTGAAGGCATTGAGCTTATTCCAATTGACCGGCGTACGGGCCTTAGAGCCTCGGCCCAGAGTGACGGTGTCATTCTGGAAGCCTTCAAGCCGGGCACGCTGCCGCCAGACAGTTATTCCGTTATTGGCTTTACCGATGATATGGGGCGGCCGGTGACAGCGGAAGAAGCCGAACAGGCCTTGACGCAAGGCACCGGTGGTCTGTATTAG
- a CDS encoding N-acetylmuramoyl-L-alanine amidase: protein MTSAMRLVGRFLMLVGLLLCSPLAAQEQAGSMVSIQGALTDGNAEKAQFILDVSEPVGFSVFALEDPYRLVIDLPDMDFEMEHGMGLVERAMVQNFRFGRFGHAGSRVVLDLAGPTKVQRAYILPAVDGNPARLVFNLEAVNDSEFAEQSLRDAIHIGADGKPQAAPAVKAPAIPVAEKDDGDMRPLIVLDPGHGGIDTGAVSNRVQESKVVLSFAKSLKKALEAEGQFRILLTRDTDRFISLSNRVAFAQEHKANLFLSIHADIVREHYVRGATVYTLSERASDAVAHKLAQQENRSDLIAGLEIDQSDDVVADILIDLTRRETANHSALYSRTLVGALKASIRLSKTPERSAGFRVLKAPDIPSVLLELGYLSNKEDRADLLSKEWREKAINSIVKSINGFFARRSVQSSALFVPSKG from the coding sequence ATGACTTCAGCTATGAGATTGGTCGGACGGTTTCTGATGCTCGTAGGGCTTTTGCTCTGCAGTCCGCTTGCTGCGCAGGAACAGGCCGGATCCATGGTGTCTATCCAAGGGGCGCTTACTGACGGCAACGCTGAGAAGGCGCAGTTTATTCTCGATGTTTCTGAGCCCGTCGGCTTTAGCGTCTTTGCTCTTGAAGATCCTTATCGTCTGGTGATTGATCTGCCTGATATGGATTTTGAAATGGAGCATGGAATGGGGCTTGTTGAGCGCGCGATGGTGCAGAATTTCCGCTTTGGTCGCTTTGGACATGCCGGCTCACGCGTTGTGCTGGATCTTGCAGGGCCAACCAAGGTGCAGCGAGCTTACATTTTACCTGCGGTGGATGGCAATCCGGCGCGCTTGGTCTTTAATCTCGAGGCCGTCAACGATAGCGAGTTTGCGGAGCAATCCCTGCGCGATGCGATCCATATTGGTGCGGATGGTAAGCCCCAGGCCGCTCCGGCCGTCAAGGCTCCTGCCATTCCTGTTGCCGAGAAGGACGACGGAGATATGCGCCCACTTATCGTTCTGGACCCGGGCCATGGCGGCATCGATACCGGCGCTGTTTCCAATCGCGTGCAAGAGAGCAAGGTTGTGCTCTCCTTTGCCAAATCGCTTAAAAAGGCCCTCGAAGCCGAGGGGCAGTTCCGCATCTTGCTGACACGGGATACGGATCGGTTCATTTCTCTTTCCAACCGTGTCGCCTTCGCCCAGGAACACAAGGCTAATCTGTTTTTGTCGATCCATGCGGATATTGTGCGTGAGCATTATGTTCGCGGTGCGACGGTCTATACGCTGTCTGAACGCGCTTCGGATGCGGTTGCGCACAAGCTGGCGCAACAGGAAAACCGCTCTGACCTGATTGCGGGGCTGGAAATCGACCAGTCTGATGACGTCGTCGCCGATATTTTGATTGATCTTACAAGGCGAGAAACGGCCAATCATTCCGCACTTTATTCGCGCACGCTTGTCGGGGCGCTCAAGGCATCCATCCGGCTGTCAAAAACGCCCGAGCGATCCGCCGGTTTTCGCGTGCTCAAGGCACCGGACATTCCAAGTGTTCTGCTGGAGTTGGGCTATCTGTCCAACAAGGAGGACAGGGCGGACCTCCTCTCGAAGGAATGGCGGGAAAAGGCGATCAATTCCATCGTGAAATCCATCAATGGATTCTTTGCCCGGCGGTCCGTTCAATCCAGCGCCCTGTTCGTGCCATCGAAGGGGTGA
- a CDS encoding Rne/Rng family ribonuclease yields MANQMLVDATHPEETRVVVVRGNRVEEFDFESANRKQLRGNIYLAKVTRVEPSLQAAFVDYGGNRHGFLAFSEIHPDYYQIPMADRQALLEEEKGHEEDEVQEEEKPAKKSRRRRSSRKSDKQSAKTNKSDTSEQEDNEVHADAPATSSEDQASGESVAVSATEAEQSAEASESSANTASASETDDASSQTPEAEQTASEPQEEEASEPSSDDESDDTNTPPAQAHAVAEDESVSADPDDLDDEDDDTLSASDDDEDEDDDEEEADVEHVGAEDALEEVPERRSRRRVKQYKIQEVIKRRQILLVQVVKEERGNKGAALTTYLSLAGRYSVLMPNTARGGGISRKITNVSDRKRLKQIASELEVADGMGVILRTAGASRTKTEIKRDFEYLLRLWENVRDLTLKSAAPMLVYEEGSLIKRSIRDLYNKDIDQVLVAGEEGYKEAKSFMRMLMPSHARNVQPYREPQPIFTRLGIESQLDAMFSPQVTLKSGGYIVIDQTEALVSIDVNSGRSTREHNIEDTALSTNLEAAEEISRQLRLRDLAGLVVIDFIDMEEKRNNRAVEKRLKDCLKSDRARIQVGRISHFGLMEMSRQRIRTGVLESTMDPCPHCQGTGYVRAAASVALLVLRSIEDHLLKGVNHHVVVRTRSNVALYILNEKRANLFELENRFGVYIHVEVDDHMEGKHLEIDRGEPLEQPVAPTPTISMQAMEVVVDEEDEAFEAYEQAEEEKEREEESSSKKRRRRRRRKKAQSEGRFSRDDNEQSDEENGDESNDDSEQSAEARDGDNNGEDKPKKSRRRGRRGGRRNRRNRNSDAEAQEMTAEAMEVVGESPAVYNLSSDDSNENGSAPSNEDASQQASSEQPSAAAPAADAPEAADVAAVSPEQSDDDTAQAETAVSQEASSNAEPEAQQEEAGEASADGEAASEVEPAPVFVAPTEAAPVDAAPVEDAPEENASEAPANGKDMSQTPPSNAAPAEEIVTDTTNEEKSEDDAAANADQPSEDISTRPIAAASEETEVAKTEPEETKEEEEDDRPKRTGWWNRSGFL; encoded by the coding sequence ATGGCAAATCAAATGCTCGTTGATGCGACGCATCCGGAGGAAACCCGGGTTGTCGTCGTACGCGGCAATCGGGTTGAGGAATTCGACTTCGAGTCCGCCAATCGCAAGCAATTGCGCGGCAATATCTATCTAGCAAAGGTAACCAGGGTCGAGCCGTCCCTGCAGGCGGCCTTTGTAGATTATGGCGGAAATCGCCACGGCTTCCTTGCATTCAGCGAGATTCATCCGGACTATTATCAAATCCCGATGGCAGACCGTCAGGCTCTTCTTGAAGAAGAAAAGGGCCACGAAGAAGACGAGGTTCAAGAAGAGGAAAAGCCGGCAAAAAAATCCAGACGCCGCCGCTCTTCGCGCAAATCAGACAAGCAGTCTGCAAAAACCAACAAGTCCGACACTTCCGAGCAGGAAGACAATGAAGTGCACGCAGACGCTCCGGCCACCTCTTCCGAGGATCAGGCATCGGGCGAAAGCGTAGCTGTATCCGCTACTGAGGCGGAACAAAGCGCAGAAGCCTCCGAGAGCTCTGCGAACACAGCTTCAGCAAGCGAAACCGACGACGCATCTTCACAAACACCAGAAGCCGAGCAAACAGCTTCCGAACCTCAGGAAGAAGAAGCATCCGAACCAAGCTCTGATGACGAGTCTGATGACACCAATACCCCTCCTGCTCAGGCACATGCCGTAGCAGAAGATGAAAGTGTCAGCGCCGATCCCGATGATCTGGATGACGAAGACGACGACACCCTCTCCGCTTCTGATGATGATGAAGACGAAGATGACGATGAAGAAGAAGCTGATGTAGAACATGTCGGCGCTGAAGATGCTCTGGAAGAAGTGCCGGAACGTCGCAGCCGTCGTCGCGTCAAGCAGTACAAGATCCAGGAAGTCATCAAACGCCGCCAGATTTTGCTTGTTCAGGTCGTTAAGGAAGAGCGTGGCAACAAAGGCGCAGCCCTGACCACCTACCTGTCTCTGGCCGGTCGCTATTCCGTTCTGATGCCAAACACGGCACGCGGCGGTGGCATCTCTCGAAAGATCACCAATGTATCCGACCGCAAACGCCTCAAGCAGATCGCTTCCGAACTGGAAGTGGCTGACGGCATGGGCGTTATCCTGCGCACGGCTGGTGCGTCCCGCACCAAGACCGAAATCAAGCGCGACTTCGAGTATCTGCTGCGTCTTTGGGAAAATGTGCGGGATTTGACGCTCAAATCCGCGGCCCCGATGCTCGTCTATGAAGAGGGCTCGCTGATCAAGCGATCGATACGCGACCTCTATAACAAGGATATCGATCAGGTTCTGGTCGCGGGCGAAGAGGGCTACAAGGAAGCGAAGAGCTTCATGCGCATGCTGATGCCAAGTCACGCGCGCAATGTTCAGCCATACCGCGAGCCTCAACCGATCTTCACGCGCCTTGGCATCGAAAGCCAGCTGGACGCAATGTTCAGTCCGCAGGTTACCTTGAAGTCCGGCGGCTATATCGTGATCGACCAGACCGAAGCCCTCGTCTCCATCGACGTAAACTCCGGCCGCTCGACCCGCGAACACAATATTGAAGATACCGCTCTTTCTACCAACCTTGAAGCGGCTGAAGAAATTTCACGCCAGCTGCGCCTGCGCGACCTTGCCGGTCTTGTCGTGATCGACTTCATCGACATGGAAGAGAAGCGCAACAACCGCGCTGTTGAAAAACGCCTCAAGGATTGCCTGAAATCAGATCGTGCCCGCATTCAGGTTGGGCGCATCTCGCATTTCGGCCTGATGGAAATGTCCCGTCAGCGCATCCGTACCGGTGTGCTCGAGAGCACCATGGACCCATGCCCGCATTGTCAGGGCACCGGTTATGTGCGTGCAGCAGCCTCTGTTGCACTGCTGGTTCTGCGCAGCATCGAAGATCACTTGCTCAAAGGGGTCAACCACCATGTCGTGGTCCGCACCCGTAGCAACGTCGCGCTCTATATCCTCAACGAGAAGCGCGCGAATCTATTCGAGCTGGAAAACCGCTTTGGCGTTTACATCCATGTGGAAGTGGACGATCACATGGAAGGCAAGCATCTCGAGATTGATCGTGGCGAACCGCTTGAGCAACCGGTAGCACCGACGCCAACCATCTCCATGCAGGCGATGGAAGTTGTTGTTGATGAAGAAGACGAAGCCTTTGAAGCCTATGAGCAGGCTGAAGAGGAGAAGGAGCGCGAAGAGGAAAGCAGCTCCAAGAAACGTCGTCGTCGTCGCCGTCGCAAGAAGGCCCAATCGGAGGGCAGATTTTCCCGTGACGACAATGAGCAGTCAGACGAAGAAAATGGCGACGAGTCCAACGACGACTCCGAACAATCCGCCGAAGCGCGTGATGGTGACAACAATGGCGAAGACAAGCCTAAGAAAAGTCGCCGCCGGGGCCGCCGCGGTGGCCGCCGCAATCGTCGCAACCGCAACAGCGATGCTGAAGCACAGGAAATGACCGCAGAGGCCATGGAAGTGGTTGGCGAAAGCCCTGCTGTCTACAACCTTTCAAGCGATGACAGCAACGAGAATGGCTCGGCTCCATCCAATGAAGACGCCTCGCAACAGGCCTCCTCTGAGCAGCCCTCGGCCGCTGCACCAGCCGCAGACGCACCGGAAGCTGCTGATGTAGCTGCCGTATCGCCAGAGCAGTCTGACGATGATACAGCTCAGGCAGAAACAGCAGTCTCGCAGGAAGCCTCTTCTAATGCAGAGCCCGAGGCTCAACAGGAAGAAGCTGGAGAAGCGAGCGCGGATGGCGAAGCAGCCAGTGAAGTGGAACCGGCACCGGTTTTCGTCGCTCCGACTGAAGCCGCACCTGTTGATGCTGCGCCAGTTGAGGATGCGCCAGAGGAGAATGCATCTGAGGCACCGGCAAATGGTAAAGACATGAGCCAGACGCCTCCATCAAATGCAGCCCCTGCTGAAGAGATCGTCACCGACACTACAAACGAAGAAAAGTCTGAAGATGATGCTGCTGCAAACGCCGATCAGCCATCGGAAGACATATCCACTCGGCCGATAGCGGCAGCCTCTGAAGAGACTGAGGTCGCCAAGACCGAGCCGGAAGAGACCAAAGAAGAGGAAGAAGACGACCGTCCCAAGCGGACCGGTTGGTGGAATCGCTCCGGATTTCTTTAA
- a CDS encoding aminotransferase class I/II-fold pyridoxal phosphate-dependent enzyme, producing the protein MRSISKRGTIEPFFAMDIMAKANALAAQGKDIVHMEIGQPGAPAPKLVREAAEKALVDGRIGYTDALGIRPLRERIAQHYHDHYGVAVSPDAVAVTTGSSAGFNLAFLSLFEVGDRVILPSPGYPAYRNILFSLGLEVVEVETRAEDRWSLTAEDIRRVHAEKPVKGVLIASPANPSGTMMDGEALKAVVEVCDELGIWFISDEIYHSLEFGMKAETALRYSPNVVIINSFSKYYCMTGWRIGWMVLPEMAQRSVECLSQSLYLCPPMLSQVAAAAAFDAHEELDLVKAGYGRNRAYLMEALPKIGLGDFMPVDGAFYVYSDVSKLTNDSMDFALRSLSEAGVAITPGADFDRERGHRYVRLSFAGTEEAMHEGIRRLGDWLA; encoded by the coding sequence ATGCGCAGCATTTCCAAGCGCGGCACGATTGAACCGTTTTTTGCGATGGACATTATGGCAAAGGCCAACGCCCTTGCCGCCCAAGGGAAAGATATCGTCCATATGGAAATCGGACAACCCGGAGCGCCTGCGCCCAAGCTGGTAAGGGAAGCGGCCGAGAAGGCACTGGTTGATGGGCGTATTGGCTACACCGATGCTTTGGGTATCCGGCCTTTGCGTGAGCGTATTGCGCAGCATTATCATGACCATTATGGCGTGGCTGTATCACCTGACGCTGTGGCTGTAACAACCGGGTCTAGCGCAGGTTTCAATTTGGCCTTTCTGTCGCTCTTTGAAGTGGGCGACCGAGTCATTTTGCCAAGTCCGGGCTATCCTGCCTATCGCAATATTCTTTTCTCGCTCGGGTTGGAAGTTGTTGAAGTGGAAACGCGCGCCGAGGATCGCTGGAGCCTGACAGCTGAGGATATCCGGCGGGTGCATGCGGAAAAACCGGTGAAGGGCGTGTTGATTGCGAGCCCGGCTAATCCGTCCGGCACGATGATGGATGGCGAGGCGCTCAAGGCGGTTGTTGAGGTATGTGATGAACTGGGAATCTGGTTCATTTCCGATGAGATCTATCACAGCCTCGAATTTGGTATGAAGGCCGAGACGGCGCTTCGCTATTCGCCCAACGTGGTGATCATCAACTCCTTTTCCAAATATTACTGCATGACAGGATGGCGCATTGGCTGGATGGTGTTGCCCGAGATGGCGCAGCGCTCCGTAGAGTGCCTCAGTCAATCGCTCTATCTCTGCCCGCCCATGTTGTCGCAGGTGGCTGCCGCCGCTGCTTTCGATGCTCATGAGGAACTGGATCTGGTCAAGGCCGGATACGGGCGCAATCGGGCCTATTTGATGGAGGCTTTGCCCAAGATCGGGCTGGGAGACTTCATGCCGGTCGATGGTGCCTTTTATGTTTACAGCGATGTGAGCAAGCTGACCAATGACTCGATGGATTTTGCCCTGCGTTCTCTGTCTGAAGCCGGAGTTGCCATCACGCCAGGAGCGGATTTTGATCGCGAGCGCGGCCACCGCTATGTGCGGCTTTCCTTTGCCGGTACCGAAGAGGCGATGCATGAAGGCATCCGCCGGTTGGGAGACTGGCTCGCCTGA
- a CDS encoding M48 family metalloprotease: MTLLISLQPLLLATSSADAQGRRVQLIRDAETEELIREYARPIFKAAGLKPSNIRIHLVKDSSFNAFVVDSKRMFINTGTIIQAKTPNEIIGVLAHETGHIAGGHLIRLRQAMKRAQTIAAIGMLAGAGAMAAGAAAGSGDAARVGSAIASSSPGIAQRTFLNYARTEETAADRAAIRYLAKTGQSARGMLETFRRFADQSLFSSQYVDPYIQSHPLPRQRIAQIERLAKKSKYYNRQDSAALQLRHDLVRAKLAAFTQNPKRVMRSFKGRDLPSLYAQAVVTYRLGNRNKAIRQVDQLIKAQPNNPYFWELKGQIYLETGMADNAIAPLNKAVSLRPDVGILRVMLGQAIISSKNNRNYSAAVSHLQRGLQNDPDLAVGYRFLAQAYENLGNRAKAEIATANGYFASGDISGAKAMAARAKKKLKRGSPEWLQADDIMSYKQPKL, encoded by the coding sequence ATGACGCTCCTGATCAGCCTGCAGCCATTGCTTCTGGCCACGTCCAGCGCAGATGCGCAGGGCCGGCGCGTCCAGCTGATCCGCGATGCAGAAACTGAGGAGCTGATCAGGGAATATGCCCGCCCTATTTTCAAGGCGGCAGGCCTCAAGCCAAGCAATATCCGCATCCATCTGGTCAAAGATAGCAGTTTCAACGCCTTTGTCGTTGATAGCAAGCGCATGTTCATCAATACCGGCACCATCATTCAGGCAAAGACCCCCAATGAAATTATCGGGGTCCTGGCTCATGAAACGGGCCATATTGCCGGAGGCCATCTCATTCGATTGCGCCAGGCAATGAAGCGCGCCCAAACGATTGCTGCAATCGGTATGTTGGCAGGCGCAGGGGCCATGGCAGCAGGAGCAGCAGCCGGATCGGGCGATGCCGCTCGTGTGGGCTCCGCTATTGCCAGCAGTTCGCCCGGCATCGCGCAGCGTACGTTCCTGAACTATGCCCGCACCGAAGAGACGGCAGCCGACCGGGCCGCGATCCGTTATCTGGCCAAAACCGGCCAGTCAGCCCGCGGCATGTTGGAAACCTTCCGTCGATTTGCCGACCAGTCTCTTTTCTCCAGCCAGTATGTCGACCCCTATATCCAGTCGCACCCCCTGCCCCGCCAGCGCATTGCACAGATCGAGCGATTGGCCAAGAAGAGCAAATACTACAACAGGCAAGACAGCGCCGCGCTGCAACTGCGCCATGATCTCGTGCGCGCCAAGCTCGCCGCTTTCACCCAGAATCCCAAGCGTGTCATGCGCAGCTTCAAGGGCAGAGACTTGCCGAGCCTCTATGCACAAGCCGTCGTCACCTATCGTCTGGGCAATCGCAACAAGGCGATCCGACAAGTAGACCAGCTCATCAAGGCACAACCGAACAATCCCTATTTCTGGGAGCTGAAAGGACAGATCTATCTGGAAACGGGCATGGCCGACAACGCCATTGCCCCCTTGAACAAAGCGGTTTCCCTGCGCCCCGATGTCGGCATACTACGCGTCATGCTTGGGCAGGCCATTATCTCCTCCAAGAATAACAGGAATTATAGCGCAGCTGTCAGCCATCTTCAGCGTGGCTTGCAAAATGATCCGGATCTGGCGGTCGGTTATCGTTTTCTGGCGCAAGCCTATGAAAATCTGGGCAATCGCGCCAAGGCCGAAATCGCGACCGCCAACGGCTATTTCGCCTCTGGTGACATTTCAGGAGCCAAGGCCATGGCTGCCCGGGCCAAGAAAAAGCTCAAACGCGGCTCTCCAGAGTGGCTACAAGCTGACGACATCATGTCGTACAAGCAGCCCAAACTTTAG